Part of the Halococcus sediminicola genome, GTTCCCGACGCCCTCGCTCCAAAGTGCCGACTCACGATGCGGATTCTGTTCCAGCGAGCTCAGCAAAAGCGTGTTGCGGTCGACCAACAACAGTCGTCCGATTGCTTCGTCCTCCTCACCCGCCTGCGGTTGAAGCCATTCGAGTTCGGACTCGAACACCTCCGCGTCGGGGACCGTCTCCTGCAGGCGCTCGTGAACGGACTCCGAGAGCGTGCCGAGATAGATTTTCACCCCTCGTTCGTGAGCGGCGCGCAGCCGGTCGAGCAGCCTCTCGGAGAGCACCTGTTCGCCCTTGACGATCAGAATGATCTCCTCGTTCGCTTTGTCGACGAAGCCGATTGCACGCCGCGTGATGGTGTCGGTCCCGGTGGTCGTCCAGACGTTCGAGTCGTTCCCGACCGCCTCCTCGCCGAGCGAGTCGAGGGCTTCGAGACTACTCTGAAGCGTTGTGAATCGCTCGTCGAAGCGCTGGCGCAACAGCGCCGTCGCCTCGTTGATCGGGACCGCGCGGAACTCCTTGGGGTTCGAATGCTGGACGTCGACCAACCCGACTTCCTGTAACTGCTCGACGGCATTGTACACTCGTGTTCGGGGGACGTCGGCGACCTCGCTGATCTCTTTGGCGGTCGCGGTCGAAACCCGCGCGAGCGCTGCGAAACACTCGGCCTCGTATTTCTTCAGTCCGAGGTCGCCTAGCACTTCTATTGCATTCGTTTGAGCGGTCTCGTGGTCCATTGGGTGTCACTTCCCGATGATCCGCGATATACACCGGTGTTGGGTGACTATACAGACGTTTCGTCCGGCCCTACATAGCTTTCGTGGTCTGTAACGACAACTGAAACAACATCATGATGTCAGAACACCATCTATCCCGTTCGTGGTAATGGCGTCTGTTTGACGGAGCACAGTTTCACCGATTTCCTCACAAAGACCTCGCTCAACGCTACCAAGAGTTTGACTCAGAATCTCACAAAACACACAAGTACAAGGACGGAGTAGAGTTCGAGAGCACGTGGTCCCGCCTGCCACGTTTCTGTAACCAATGACCGATTCCTCACCGGACCGAACCGTCGACGATGCCGCCGAGTTGTTCGAGCATCTCGGATTGAGCCAGTACGAAGCCCGAAGCTACATCGCCCTCCTCCGACTCGGATCGGGAACCGCCCGCGAGATCAGCAACACCACCGACGTGCCGCGCACTCGGATCTACGATGCGGTCGAATCGTTGGAAAACTGGGGACTGGTCGACGTCCAGCACGCCTCGCCCAAACGGTTCCAGCCGGTTTCGCGCGAGACCGCCATGCGAATCTTCCGGCGCGAGTATAACCTCACTTTTAGGGATCTCTCGGAACGCCTCGACGCACTCGAACCCGCCGATCGCTCGCGCGAACAGCCGGGCGTCTGGTCGCTCACCGGGCGCGGTGCGGTC contains:
- a CDS encoding TrmB family transcriptional regulator; translated protein: MDHETAQTNAIEVLGDLGLKKYEAECFAALARVSTATAKEISEVADVPRTRVYNAVEQLQEVGLVDVQHSNPKEFRAVPINEATALLRQRFDERFTTLQSSLEALDSLGEEAVGNDSNVWTTTGTDTITRRAIGFVDKANEEIILIVKGEQVLSERLLDRLRAAHERGVKIYLGTLSESVHERLQETVPDAEVFESELEWLQPQAGEEDEAIGRLLLVDRNTLLLSSLEQNPHRESALWSEGVGNGLLVIARRLLSAGLDGSDELREADTD